TTGCCCGGCCGCAACTCGGGTTCGTGGAGCGGTGGCTTGACGGTGGTGCTGATCGGAGTATTGTTCCTGGGGCGAAACCTGGCATGGTGGTCGTTTGAGAGCATCACTTTTTGGAAACTGCTCTGGCCGGCGCTGCTCATTCTGATCGGCGTGGAACTTCTGTTCCGGGGGTGGGGCAAGACACAGCGTCAGGAGCGTGACCACTGGAACCGGTGGAGCGAGCCCGGAGCCGCTTCCGCCGAGATCCATCATGAGGCGATCCTGGGCGGACTTAAATTGGACCTGCGCCAAGAACAGCTGGCGGAAGGGGAGAGCGTCATTCATCTCACCGCGGTATTGGGAGGGATCGAGCTATGGGTTCCAGCCGATCTCCGGGTATTGGCGACCGGCACCGCGGTCCTGGGCGGCCTGGAATTCTTCGGCCGCTCCAACGGCGGGCTGGTCGCTGAACTCCGCGCCGAACAAGGAAGGCGTGAAGAACCCGGTGCCGATATGAAACGGTTGCGGATCGACGGCACTGCGGTGCTGGGCGGGATCACCGTTCGTTCGGTCCAATGAGCGGCGCCAAGGATGTCCGGAATGTTCGGAAGCATTAACCACTAGCTGGGGGGCGTGCCGAGAGTTCTCCATGGCGCTGGCGATCAGTGCAACTTTCCCAAGGAAGATTGAGATATTGTAAGTTTATATGGATTTCCCGAAACCGTCTCCCGACGGTTATTTTTTTGTCTGGATAATACGTCGCAATCGAACCGAAATACTCAGTTGATTCAAAACATCATCAAATTGTAACCTTAGGAAAAGGCCGCTTCCTCCCGCTAAAGCAAGACGGTAGAGGTTTTGCTTTGCGAAGCGACTTAGTTCATGGTCGGGTCTTTCACTTGGCGTATCCGTAACCCATTGTTCAATACAACGTAAAAATTTTTATGGCAAGAATTCCAACCGGGACGCGGTTTTGCCAGCAGCAGGAGGGATTTGAAAACAAATTCTCTCTTGCCAAGATCATCTAGGCAAAGTAAAATAAAGATGTTG
The nucleotide sequence above comes from Hydrogenispora ethanolica. Encoded proteins:
- a CDS encoding LiaF transmembrane domain-containing protein, translated to MSRGRLSFGLIIILVGVLLLLRNSGFAAFSIGELFHTYWPVLLIAVGLNALPGRNSGSWSGGLTVVLIGVLFLGRNLAWWSFESITFWKLLWPALLILIGVELLFRGWGKTQRQERDHWNRWSEPGAASAEIHHEAILGGLKLDLRQEQLAEGESVIHLTAVLGGIELWVPADLRVLATGTAVLGGLEFFGRSNGGLVAELRAEQGRREEPGADMKRLRIDGTAVLGGITVRSVQ